Proteins from one Prinia subflava isolate CZ2003 ecotype Zambia chromosome 4, Cam_Psub_1.2, whole genome shotgun sequence genomic window:
- the SEC61A2 gene encoding protein transport protein Sec61 subunit alpha isoform X2: MSSDSADPFYWMRVILASNRGTLMELGISPIVTSGLIMQLLAGAKIIEVGDTPKDRALFNGAQKLFGMIITIGQAIVYVMTGMYGDPAEMGAGICLLIIIQLFVAGLIVLLLDELLQKGYGLGSGISLFIATNICETIVWKAFSPTTINTGRGTEFEGAVIALFHLLATRTDKVRALREAFYRQNLPNLMNLIATVFVFAVVIYFQGFRVDLPIKSARYRGQYSSYPIKLFYTSNIPIILQSALVSNLYVISQMLSVRFSGNFLVNLLGQWADVSGGGPARSYPVGGLCYYLSPPESMGAIFEDPVHVIVYIIFMLGSCAFFSKTWIEVSGSSAKDVAKQLKEQQMVMRGHRDTSMVHELNRYIPTAAAFGGLCIGALSVLADFLGAIGSGTGILLAVTIIYQYFEIFVKEQAEVGGVGALFF, encoded by the exons ATGTCATCAGATTCTGCAGACCCCTTCTATTGGATGCGAGTCATTCTTGCATCAAACAGAG gTACTTTGATGGAATTGGGTATCTCACCCATTGTGACATCAGGTTTGATcatgcagctgctggcaggagcaaaGATCATTGAAGTTGGTGACACTCCAAAAGACAGAGCCTTGTTCAATGGAGCTCAGAAAT TATTTGGGATGATTATTACCATTGGGCAAGCCATTGTGTATGTTATGACTGGAATGTATGGAGATCCTGCTGAAATGGGTGCTGGAATTTGTCTTCTTATTATAATTCAG CTGTTTGTGGCTGGTTTGATTGTGTTGCTGCTAGATGAGTTGCTACAGAAAGGTTATGGATTGGGGTCTGGTATTTCCCTGTTTATTGCTACCAATATCTGTGAAACCATTGTCTGGAAAGCTTTCAGTCCCACTACCATCAACACTGGCAGAG GAACAGAGTTTGAGGGTGCTGTGATTGCACTGTTCCATCTCCTGGCCACACGAACTGACAAGGTCCGGGCTTTGCGGGAGGCTTTTTACCGACAGAACCTGCCCAACCTCATGAACCTGATTGCCACagtgtttgtgtttgctgtAGTCATCTATTTCCAG GGATTCCGAGTGGATTTACCCATCAAGTCTGCACGATACCGTGGGCAGTACAGCAGCTATCCCATCAAGCTGTTCTACACCTCCAACATTCCCATCATTCTGCAGTCTGCCTTGGTGTCAAACCTCTACGTCATTTCCCAGATGTTGTCTGTTCGTTTCAGTGGCAACTTCTTGGTGAACTTACTGGGACAGTGGGCA GATGTCAGTGGAGGTGGCCCTGCTCGCTCTTACCCTGTTGGTGGCCTGTGCTACTACTTGTCTCCTCCAGAATCCATGGGTGCAATATTTGAGGACCCTGTCCATGTAATAGtttatataatatttatgtTGGGATCCTGTGCATTCTTCTCCAAGACTTGGATCGAGGTGTCTGGCTCATCAGCAAAAGAT GTTGCCAAGCAACTCAAAGAACAGCAAATGGTGATGAGAGGCCACAGGGACACATCAATGGTTCATGAGCTTAACAG ATACATCCCTACAGCAGCTGCATTTGGTGGTCTGTGCATCGGTGCCCTTTCAGTACTGGCTGACTTTCTAGGAGCCATTGGCTCTGGCACTGGCATTCTGCTTGCAGTCACTATTATTTatcagtattttgaaatatttgtaaaagAACAGGCTGAAGTTGGAGGAGTAGGTGCATTATTTTTCTAG
- the SEC61A2 gene encoding protein transport protein Sec61 subunit alpha isoform X1: protein MGIKFLEVIKPFCAVLPEIQKPERKIQFREKVLWTAITLFIFLVCCQIPLFGIMSSDSADPFYWMRVILASNRGTLMELGISPIVTSGLIMQLLAGAKIIEVGDTPKDRALFNGAQKLFGMIITIGQAIVYVMTGMYGDPAEMGAGICLLIIIQLFVAGLIVLLLDELLQKGYGLGSGISLFIATNICETIVWKAFSPTTINTGRGTEFEGAVIALFHLLATRTDKVRALREAFYRQNLPNLMNLIATVFVFAVVIYFQGFRVDLPIKSARYRGQYSSYPIKLFYTSNIPIILQSALVSNLYVISQMLSVRFSGNFLVNLLGQWADVSGGGPARSYPVGGLCYYLSPPESMGAIFEDPVHVIVYIIFMLGSCAFFSKTWIEVSGSSAKDVAKQLKEQQMVMRGHRDTSMVHELNRYIPTAAAFGGLCIGALSVLADFLGAIGSGTGILLAVTIIYQYFEIFVKEQAEVGGVGALFF, encoded by the exons ATGGGCA TAAAATTCTTAGAAGTTATTAAGCCATTCTGTGCGGTGTTACCTGAAATCCAGAAACCGGAAAGAAAA ATCCAGTTCAGAGAGAAGGTACTATGGACAGCCATCACACTCTTCATTTTCTTAGTGTGCTGCCAG ATCCCTTTGTTTGGAATCATGTCATCAGATTCTGCAGACCCCTTCTATTGGATGCGAGTCATTCTTGCATCAAACAGAG gTACTTTGATGGAATTGGGTATCTCACCCATTGTGACATCAGGTTTGATcatgcagctgctggcaggagcaaaGATCATTGAAGTTGGTGACACTCCAAAAGACAGAGCCTTGTTCAATGGAGCTCAGAAAT TATTTGGGATGATTATTACCATTGGGCAAGCCATTGTGTATGTTATGACTGGAATGTATGGAGATCCTGCTGAAATGGGTGCTGGAATTTGTCTTCTTATTATAATTCAG CTGTTTGTGGCTGGTTTGATTGTGTTGCTGCTAGATGAGTTGCTACAGAAAGGTTATGGATTGGGGTCTGGTATTTCCCTGTTTATTGCTACCAATATCTGTGAAACCATTGTCTGGAAAGCTTTCAGTCCCACTACCATCAACACTGGCAGAG GAACAGAGTTTGAGGGTGCTGTGATTGCACTGTTCCATCTCCTGGCCACACGAACTGACAAGGTCCGGGCTTTGCGGGAGGCTTTTTACCGACAGAACCTGCCCAACCTCATGAACCTGATTGCCACagtgtttgtgtttgctgtAGTCATCTATTTCCAG GGATTCCGAGTGGATTTACCCATCAAGTCTGCACGATACCGTGGGCAGTACAGCAGCTATCCCATCAAGCTGTTCTACACCTCCAACATTCCCATCATTCTGCAGTCTGCCTTGGTGTCAAACCTCTACGTCATTTCCCAGATGTTGTCTGTTCGTTTCAGTGGCAACTTCTTGGTGAACTTACTGGGACAGTGGGCA GATGTCAGTGGAGGTGGCCCTGCTCGCTCTTACCCTGTTGGTGGCCTGTGCTACTACTTGTCTCCTCCAGAATCCATGGGTGCAATATTTGAGGACCCTGTCCATGTAATAGtttatataatatttatgtTGGGATCCTGTGCATTCTTCTCCAAGACTTGGATCGAGGTGTCTGGCTCATCAGCAAAAGAT GTTGCCAAGCAACTCAAAGAACAGCAAATGGTGATGAGAGGCCACAGGGACACATCAATGGTTCATGAGCTTAACAG ATACATCCCTACAGCAGCTGCATTTGGTGGTCTGTGCATCGGTGCCCTTTCAGTACTGGCTGACTTTCTAGGAGCCATTGGCTCTGGCACTGGCATTCTGCTTGCAGTCACTATTATTTatcagtattttgaaatatttgtaaaagAACAGGCTGAAGTTGGAGGAGTAGGTGCATTATTTTTCTAG